Genomic window (Rhinatrema bivittatum chromosome 9, aRhiBiv1.1, whole genome shotgun sequence):
GTGAAGaatagagagaactttgaattctactcttttttcaatagggagccattgtaattgattgagaacaggtgtaatgtgatcagtttttcttttacctgttagtactctggctgcagcgttctgaaggagctgtaggggtctcaaagaagatttaggaaggccaatcaaaagggagttgcagtaatccagactGGAAAATAAgagggcttgtaggacggttttgaaattGTGGGGGTAAAGCAGAGATTTTAGatgttttaatatttgaagtttgtagaagccttcttttatttttgtagcgatgtgttttttgtagtttaggtcaatgtctaaccaaaatcccaggtctttaacgctctctttaAGATGGACGAGGGTCTTATCAAAGTGGAAGGGAGGAATTGTTTTATGATCAGGACTTTTTTTGGcaattaggatacattcagttttgctggTATTTAGACATAGTTTGAGATGaattagcatgtttctgattgtgTCTAGGTGTGAAGCTGCTTTAGACATAGCATCTTCTattgaggaggaaattggaatgaggaattgtatgtcatcggcgtacatgtagtACGTTATGTCGAGTCTAGATAGGAGATGGCAAAGAGGggtaaggtaaatgttgaataagatgggtgatagtgctgatccttgtggcacacctgtttcgagggggatggGGTTTGATGAGCAATTGTTGTGAGAAACTTTGAAGTGtctattattgaggaaggatgtaaaccaacTAAGAGTCTTGCCAGCTAGTCCAATGGATTCTAGACATGAGATAAGAATTTTATGATCCACTGTGtagaaggctgcagagaggtctaaaagaatcagaaggtatccttttttgttgtcaagacctcttaggatggtattggagaggttaagtaggagggtttcagtgctgtggttttttctgaagccgaattgggagggAAAGAGAATTTTGTTATCGTCTAAATGTTCGTTGAGTTGTTTCAAAGCTGCCTTCTCAATCATTTTGGCGAAaaagggtaggttggagattgggcggtagttgtttaggtcatctgggttgaggttttttttctttaataagggtGTGATGGTGGCAATTTTTAACTTGGGGGGCAGCTCACCTTCCTCGAGTGActtgttgatgattgctgaaaTTGTTGGAGCTAAAGGATAAGCAATTTCTTTAAGTGCTCgagtgggaatggtgtcaagttCGTGTCGTGCAGGGTTGATTTTcttcagcattttttctgtttctatgaaggAGATAGGTCTGAAATCGAGCCAAGGAGGAATGTTAATAGTTGATGATTGAAACTGAAGCTTGAAGTAGAGTTAAAGGTGTctgttattttggagattttgtccttaaagaagaaggctaaatcttggcttaggtttttatTGGTGAaagttgcgttggaggtggagaTATCAGAGATGAGGTTATTTACAAAGTTGAACAAGGATTTGGGTTTGTTAGAGGAATTAATAATTTTAGAGCCGTAGTAGTtccgttttgtgttttggattgattttttgtAGACCGCtaatgcgttaaaggtgcttttcgcatgcgaaagcgCCATATagtactttgataaatgaccccctaagctggCTGCCTGCATCACGGCAACTTTTCCCTTCTCCCAtatttatatagagagagaactgatccattgtgatgggttcatgtgtgtcTTTTCAGCTCTTCTCTCACTTgataagagagactggtggggctttcagtacTTCCCTAGCCCTTCTTTTGACCATAAGAGTTTTCATGTCCGCATTAGCTGCCCCATAGAggatggtgtgccacacaacatttttgttaatgtaggttgAGGAATACTATCTTACTGTATGATTTAGGAGAAGTCCAAGGACATAAGAGCAAGATCATCCTCTGCTACTGAACTGTGTAACCATGAGCAAATCCCTGtatcttcctctgcctctggGAACCAGTTGAAAACAAGGCATTTCTTGTTTTCTTAATGATTCTTTCATAATCAGCAAATTTGTATATGTATAATTTGTGCAGTATGTATGAGGTCAATATTGGAAGGGCTTAGGTTGCTAACTTTTGCTAACTCGACATCTGAACATTTCACCTCGCTGACCCACTAAATTTTGTGCAGATAATTAGTTACCCACATGAAATGTAGCCATTTTAAAGAGGCAGCCATGGAGGAATTGCAGGGGCCTGGTTACATTTTAGCCAGTGAATGCTGATATTCAGGACTATCTGGATAAAGCTAGCTGGGTAGGTCTGGTTGGAAATATAGCTGCCCTAAAGTCATCCAGTTAACTTTATCTAGAGATAGTCAGCAGAACTCATATCTGTGTATGTTCCGCTGAAAATCCGGATAAAGTTATACTCATCAGCTCGCTGAATATTGATCTTggatataaatataaatacatttgccAAATATAATGTATATTGGCTACTATAGTGCCTATGTTTAACAAGGCAGAGAGACCGATGTGAGTAGCAGGAAacaaatttgaatttaaaaaggTAAAGATAATTTATTTGTTTGCATTGTATATCTTCCTGTTTCATAATAACTTCAATATAGGGtacaataatataaaatacataaaaaaataatatttaataatatgcaaagcaaaaaaaatcataaggATAACCCCCCATTCACTCTCTAAATATCCTAAACTATCCTCAAATCCATCAAAACACATCAAACATCTTACCAAATTCAATTATTAAATAGGTTAACTCCTGCTCAAAGATCTGTgtaacagccaagtttttaacccCTTATGGAACATCACACAGTTCATCTCCTGAAGTTCCAAGGGGAGGCTGTAAGGTATCTCACAGAATAATAAGAGACCCGACGTGGTTTCAGGGTTGCTAAGTTCCTTTGTAAAAGGCAGAAAGAACTTTGGACAATGGAAGTAGTGATATATATTATCATTTTATCAAATGTGAGTTTCATCTATCAAGACCTGTGCTCAGAAAGCAGAGattgttttaaaaacattttccatcAGTATTGGTAGAATTATAACCAGGGATATTTATACTTTACCAATGACACCTGTTGTATCTGTTGAAATTACTAGGTTAGATTGGTCTTTCCATATTTTTCCTCAGTACTATATTGATATACTTCATTGTTTTTTTGTACTAGGGTGGCACCCTTCTGAAACGGAGAACTTGGAAAACTCCAGCTCTCTGACTCCAGCTCAGAAAAGGCACGATGGTGAGAAACATTGATGACCTTGATTTCTGTCTCCCTTCTCATGCTGAAACTATCCTGAATGGACTGCAGACCTTGCGCTCCAACCCAAATTTTTCTGATGTCACTCTCCTTGTAGGTGAGCGGGAATTCTCTTGTCATCGTAGTGTCCTGGCCCTCTGTAGTCACTATTTCCATGCAATGTTTGCAGGAGACTTCATTGAGAGCATCTCAGCCCGTGTGGAAATCAAGGATGTAGATCCTGTTGTTATGGAAACACTGATTGATTTTGCCTACACTGGAAAGCTCACCATTAATCAGGGAAACGTGGAAGGACTCATTCGGACTGCCAATCAACTCCACTTCCCAACAATCCGTAAGGTCTGCAGCCGCTATCTGCAGCAGCAGATGGATGCCACCAATTGCTTAGGTATCTGGGAGTTTGGGGAAGTGCATGGCTGCTTGGAAGTGACAGCAAAGGCCTGGGCCTTCCTACAGGAGAACTTTGAGACTGTCTCTCTCCAAGAGGAGTTTCTCCTTCTTTCCAAGGACCAGCTGGTAGTCTACATGTCCAACGAGCTACTCCAAGTTCATGAGGAACAGAGCCGTATGGAGGCTTTACTCCGGTGGGTAAAGTATGATGAGACATCCAGAGCTGCAGATCTTCCTCAGCTTCTGGATTTGGCTCACCTATCCTCATTAACAGACCAATACCTACAAAACCTCGTTACTTTAGATACATTGATCAAAGGATCAGAACCTTGTCAGGTTGTTATCTCCAGACATCGAAGCCAGGTGAGCATTGTGTACTGTCTCATCACTATGTAACTGTAGCATAGGTGTCACCTCCACCTATGGGCTTTATCCAAACCCCATTGTAAAAGAGGAGCAAAATACCATAATGTTTTTTCTTCTTACTCTGATGAACAGAATTCTTTAGTTTTGGAAGTAATACTAAATAAAGACATTCTTAGTTAATACTCTATCCCAAGTTACAATTAGAAAGAAATCCTTAACTGGACTTGCACAATCACCAAAAACAGATTCTGAGTGAAGGAGTAGATAGTATGAAACCAGCTGTGCAGTAACACATTTTTCTGCAATTAGTAATGTAGTCTGATATTGCCTCATATGAGAAAAAACATCTATAATTGTGCTATATATTTGCATGAAAAATGCACATTCTTCACAGTTAAGCAGCCAGCACAGTGATATCCTCAAGAACTTTAGTGCCCAGACTCCTAAAGAAACTGAGCAAGCCCTGGTGAGCCTTAAGATGCAAGCTCTTTGACTGTACTGCATGActaaaaggaaacaaacaattaatTAACAAGCAGTTGTAAATTGCAAGTTAGCAATTTCACCGAAAGGGTTAATGACATATCCCAAAAGACTGAAATTTATTCTCTTCATATATATATAACCCTGTTTTCACCAGGGTCCACCTATGGATACTGCAGGGTTGGGAAAGACCTGGATCAAAATTCATTCACTGGGAGATAGCTTGTGCTATATGGTCCATGGGGATTTAAAAAACTGCTGTCCAttgcaaaatgaaaaatatccaaaaaaaggTGGTGAAACAGACTCCACACAAGTAGGTCACAATTTCAAAAAAATAAGTCATGGCTTCTCAAACAGTCCAAAAACTTAAAACAGTTACTCACTTCCTCATGTCACttgaatatctatttatttatttaattaaaaaattattaactGCTTAGATCAGGTTCAAAACGGTTAACAAAAGTAACAAACATAAAAATTCTTATAACATAATAAAGCAATACAAATACACTCGTTCACCAAGTCTCCATAAAGAGAGAACTCTTGATGTCAATACATGCATCAAATTCAAATACATCACATTATGTTACAAGCGTAAAAATGCAACAGACATGGACACCTATCCAGACCTATATAACCGGTTTGATATTTCACAACTGTGGCTAGACCTCAAGGTTAAACGCCAACTGGAATAAATTAGTTTTTAAGTTTCCCCTCAGGTCCCCGCTAAGGCCTTCTTCCTTCCTATAATCCCACTGAAGGACAGGACATCTCTTCTAATCACGCAGCACTGACTGCAGACTTCCCCGAAATGGACAGTGCTCTGCTGCTTCAGGGGTTCCATTTCTCCCGGTTAGTCTTTAGTCATTTGCCAGAAAAGAGTCATTTTCACATTCCCCAGCAAATCAGATTGTTCCAGCCCACCAGCCCTGTCCTTCCAAGAGCCAATTTTAAGTTCTGAGCACTTCCAGATCTTCTCAATCACTCCTGATCCTCCTCCCAGTGCCTTGTGGAAGCACCGTGTTTACCACCTCCAAAGCCATCCCCTTTGGGGGAAGGACTCCCCCTGTACATCACTTTCATAACCCACACCTCACTGGACCTCCTGCTAATGAAACATAACACATACTTTAGTGAGACATGACAGGAGTCACATGCATAACAGTAccctggtttttgttttctttagtatgTGACGAAGCTTTCAATAAATTgctatttataaaaatgttacatttcaatttttttcaaaatttgacaTACAATTTGATAACTAGGAGCCTTAGACTTTTAATAAATGAATAGGTgttgtaaaaaaatgtttcttacaGAATAAGAAAAAGCTCTAATAGCCATATTGGTCATGGAGAAAACTAGCACTTTGTAGGTAGTGAGATCATTTTTAGTTGGTTCAATCAAAGGTGAGATTTTGAGACCACACAGGTACTTCCTTCAGGTGGTATGAGACAGTATAAGAAAGTCACTCTGTGAATTTTGGTAAGCAGGACCATTCAAATTTACATTATATTTCCAAAATGGTACAGAATGATTTATATAGTGATCTCATAATCCCCCTTAGATcttcccatgcacccttttcccAAACTTGGTTCATCAAGCAAGATGTTTTTATCTGTATCCTTCTCTTCCATGGCCAAATCTTAATTCCATGATTTATGCCTCACTGCACCAGCTGCCTGGAATAGTCTTTCTGGATTGGCTGCATTATGCTCCCTCTCTTACCAAATTCATATCCTGGTCTAAAAATTCATGGcattgaagctgcttttaaaactTGAACCCTGGTTCTCCCTGACCATAGTCTCCTTGACTTTATCCATTTCCTAAATCAAGGATTGGtatctccagtccttgagtgtTGCAAGCCTATCAGAtgctcaggatatccacaattaatatgcatgagatgtatatgcatgcagtggggctggtgcatgcaaatgcatctcataaaTATTCAGTCTGAATATCTTGAATCCCCGACTATCTTGCAGCACTTGAAGACCGAATTTGCCTACTCTTCTCTAGGTAAACAAAGACCCTAGCACCTCTTATTTTTTATCTATGTATCttcactagattgtaagctccatggagcagggactgtttcttattttatatatatatatatatatatatatatgtgtgtgtgtgtatagcccTGCATATATCTCGTAATGctatatcaggggtggccaactctggtcctcaacaacctcaaacaggcctggttatcatagaaacataaacatagaaatgatggcagaaaaagaccaaatggtccatccagtctgcccagtaagcttatagTAATTTGTGTTGAgacgtgtaggttaccccatgcttatcagtttcccagaccataaaagtcagggccctcgttggttgctgtttgaacccaattccccgttacccccatgcttatcagtttccaacACTAGCCCTCGATtactgttgaatccaattcctaattatgccttgctgttgaagcagagagcaatgtttgagttgcatctaagtatcagtcttattggttaagaatagtaaccaccgcatcagaaaattacccccatacttaaTTCCCCAGACcctaaaagtcaggaccctcaaTTACTGAACAAATCCAAttacccttttccccctgccgttgaagtagagagcaatgatggagttgcattaacagtatcaaggcttaatggttaagggtaatgAGCGCCGTACCATCAACTTactccatgcattcttttcttcatttccatccttttgcctatagtatttatcccatgcccttttgaattctttcactgttttggttttcagcctttcctccagaagggcattccagacatccactaccctccctgtgaagaaatatttactgatgTTGGTTCCGAGGCgacctccttggagtttcattttgtgacccctagttctactgatttctttccatcggaaaaggtttgatgtttgcacatcattaaaacctttcaggtatctgaaggtctgtatcatatcacccctgtgcctcctctcttccagggtatacatattcatattcttcagtctctcctcataggttttctgatactgactccacactattttggtagcccttctctggaccacctccatcctgtctctatcccttttgagataagggctccagaactgaaactaatattccaggtgaggcctcaccaaggacctgtataagggcatcaccacttccattttcttactgattattcctctctctatgcagcccagcattcttctggctttagctatcaccttgtcatattgcatcaccatcttcagatcgccagaaactatcaccccaagatcccgcttttgttttgtgcacatcagcctttcctcccccatctcatactgctcttttggattactgcatcccaggtgcatgaatctgcacttcttggcattgaatcccagctgccaaaactttgaccacttttcaagccttcgtaaatcacttttcattctctctactccttcaggtgtgacTCTTCTGTTGccgatcttggtatcatctgcaaatagacaagctTTACCTTTTATCTCtcccgcaatgtcgctcacaaagatattgaactgaaCTGGTCCCAAttccgatccctgtggcactccacttaacacagctctctcttcagagtaggttccatttaccattacacgctgtttcctatcagtcaaaccagtttgtaatccactccatcaccttggcgctcactctgaagcttctcattttattcacaagcttcctatgtGGAATggtattaaaagctttgctgaaatccaaatagatgacatcaagtgcacttcctcgatccaattctctactcacccaatcaaaaaaatcaatcagatttgtctgacaggacctttctctggtgaatccatgctacctcaggtccagcaacttactggaaTGTAGACAGTTCagtatcctttttttccacagcggctccattaattttcccaccactgaagtgaggctaactagCCTCCTCTCTggtaccactcttatgaagcgggagcacaactgctcttctccaatctcatggcattactcctgtttccagggatctattgaacaggtcatttagcgAACCAGCCAGGACATCCCTGAGTTCTCGTAGTATCCTGGGATATCCTCATCTGGCCCCaaggacttgtccacattcagttttcctagctcttcctgttgcgcccgtcagtcgcagatggctgcgacctctcaagttcacctcttttcttgctacttCGTCAATTCTCGgaagagtggcggcctccgccagcgaACACCGACCTCCCTAGCGTCCACAGGATGGCGTGGGCAATACCAACCAccatcttgttcctggagtcACCTAGCACTCGTGCGCGCACGGGCCGTCTTTAgtacatgtcatggtgggaacctcaggggcgtcccctccgcatgacatcactgccttgctgtatttaagctgactggcccaaCTCTCAGACGAATTAGCAAGGAGTTCATctcgttgctgaatctgcttctccTTGGAGTTCCAGTTCCTACTTCCTGTCTTGATGAGTGAACactctaggtacccgctccttgggggctcttccTCGTTCACAGGCTATCCATttctcagagggccttcctgcctgaacTCTTGGAACCTACCCTTGTGAGTACTTGCTACTTCATTTTCTTCAGCCTTGCTGGGATTTCCCACGGCATAACCTggacctcgggccactaccgcatcttTACCAGCAGGAGCCACTACActctaccctgcactgcaggataTTTCAAACATCACTTGAGTTCTAGACACTCAGACTACCTCAGCATCTTCATCTCCGTGCACGTCATCTTTgacgtaccccgcgctgcgggccactaccggaccaGCATACCTGAGGTATTTTCTACTCTACTGGAAAGACTATCCGGTGTCCCCCACTCTGTGGTCCACTACCAGACTTTGACAGCATTTCCCGCTCCACGGGTTCTCCTCAGAATTGCGCCTtattgcattccccgctcctcgggttatgcttcctttctctctccttcataataaagtctgaCTTACAATGGTGTCCTGACACTGAGACCATGCCTACTGATGGTGaaacccacagggctcctccctgtgagtggagtcatctctcacctcggcccagggttcacatccataccaaaacataacacttcccatacatactcttttgtaaaaggagttgtgtctagccCATTTCCTTCTACAgccttgtcaaccagcaacaatccttctccagggtcttctttagtgaacacagaactgaattctttgtttaatatttctgccatttccttgtctgtctcaGTACATGGCTCCTcgtcaccttttaatttcactataccacttcaggcttttcttctctcttatatatctgaaaaatgatttgttaCCTCTCCATCTCTtggacaatcctttcttccgcttgaccttttgcttttctaatttctttcttcatctccctcattttcaccagtaTATCCATAATGGATATGCATAAaggagatttgcatacaatgcctccattttatgcaaatatcTCTAATGCAGATTTATTCCTGATATCCTGAAATCAGACCTGTTTCTGACTTGTGAGGACCGGAGTTAGCCATATTAGTAGTAAAGTGCTACAAAAAAAATGAAGGTAGTATAGAAGTTGTTGGATAATGGGATAAAAGGTGCAAAGGCAAAGTGTCAGAGAAGACACCAGCAATTGGCTGATGGATAGTTGAGAAGTTCTACCCTTGTATCTTCCATCCCAAAGGACTGTTGCCGTAAGGCACATTGTAGGTTGATTATTCAAAGCTGGAATCTGTCATTGACTGCTGATTGTTTGTTTTGATATCATACTCACTAactaaattatgaaaaaaaattgtcaaaACATTCACATACCATACTTAAAACAATTCCAACAGTAATCCCATAAACAGGTCTGGACAAGAAACCAGCTAGGTGCTTTGAAACTTATGTAGCTATAGTTCACACAataatgacatttatttatttaaatatgttcatgctaaggaaatatattttgtttacttTGCATGCCTGACTATACATGGTGAAATAATCAGATTATCTTCTTGAATATACTGACTGAGaatttccttccacccactaTAAGCCAGTGaattggtgacatcatcaaaaaCTTCTACtagaacagtaaaaaaaaaaaatatatagcactaaccctgcaaaGCAGATTCTATTTTCTCTGATTAACTGAAGCTATTTCAGTATTCTAAAACTGTATTCTGGGGTGTTTATATAAACAGGGGATGAAAGCATAGACTTAGGAGCCTGAGATTCTATAAATTTGGTACAAAGGAAATGAGAAGACAGATCCCAgagttttatatatttatgtgcATTATGTACAGAGTAGATGAGCAATACCCTAGGGTTAGAGGATATGCATCCAGATACTTAtataaagcaggggtgggcaaactaagGCCGGCAGGCCAAATCCAGCCCTTTCCTACTTTTTAATCCGGCCCGtggaagaaatttaaaaatgcatTAGATGTGGCCTGCCGAGGCTTTGCAGTCTTCCTGAGTTCTCAATGACATCATTAAAGGACCAAAATGTCACCTTTTTGATGACGTGCAGAAATGAGTGCTTGGAAGCATCCTTGTGTTCATATCTGTGAAAGATAGAGTGAGATtggaagcctgcttgtgtgtgtgcctgtcaAAGAGAACGTatacaatctcagagtgactagaaatgaaaagtttccaggtatggatagGGGAGGAATATTTTTtagccttattagttttaattattgggtgtttgatatgtctggtgttttgaaatatttgattgattttgggTAAACATTAATTtaaagtggggtttttttatccttattcttcttaattattaggtggtgttctatttgtcatctgttttgaaatatgcttttaattaatatggtttcctcactgttatgattgatttatattttttactttgttttatgaggaattatgATTTAACTGTTTTTTGATTTATTACACTGCATAAgagtctggcttttagtggtttctattccagttttttGTCTGAACCTTACTGTTTATAGTTTATGGCCTACATttttgactgaggtgaggtagtctgctagctgTAAAAATGCCTTGTACCTGTTGagttgaaggtttttctgattttggtagcGGCTAGGGATCCATGATTGGAGGGGATTCTTGACTGCTAAAAATGATGGcacttaagcctgctggatactgaaatacCTGCAGCAAGTGGTGAAGATTTGATTACTGTGTCAAGGACCTGCTGCACCCTGCCCTACCGTTCCCCGTCCTGCCCCACTTTCTGGCCCTCGTTGCATTCGATAACTTCTAATTTGGACCTCAGCACAAataagtttgcccacccctgagaTAAAGTACACATTCAGGATGATAGTTTAGACCTCAGGATCAATGGCTACAGATATTTCTGTATAAGGATGAAACAGAAGGGTGGAAGGTTCCAGGTGTTTACATATTATATACAGAAGCAACGAAAGTACAGGCTACAAGTTTTATGATTTTAGATGTGATAAGAGCAACATGCAGTAAATATCTGTTGTTCCAAATAATTTACTGTGTTTTCATGCTAGATAAATGAGTCTGTTGTGCAGAGCACACCCACCATCCCTCCCCAAAAGCTGCAGGAAGTGTTGGTGGTTGTGGGAGGCCGAGCCCTGGAAGAGTCAGATGAAGACGGGGAGGTGGATCCTCCACCAATCTCTAGAAACTTCACCTTCTATAATACCAAGACCAGTAAGTAGCTACATATAAAACAAAGACCAattacaaaacaaagaaaaccctCTTTTATGGATATAGGTCAGTGCTCTAGAGTAATATAGTAGCATCATAGCTGAAAGCCAATAAAGACCAATTgatctatccagtctgctcaattATTCTGATGCTATACTGCTAAGGATTTATGTCAGCTGCCAGTTGTAGAAGCTTAACAACTTACAGGCAATTATTGT
Coding sequences:
- the KLHL30 gene encoding kelch-like protein 30 isoform X2, with translation MVRNIDDLDFCLPSHAETILNGLQTLRSNPNFSDVTLLVGEREFSCHRSVLALCSHYFHAMFAGDFIESISARVEIKDVDPVVMETLIDFAYTGKLTINQGNVEGLIRTANQLHFPTIRKVCSRYLQQQMDATNCLGIWEFGEVHGCLEVTAKAWAFLQENFETVSLQEEFLLLSKDQLVVYMSNELLQVHEEQSRMEALLRWVKYDETSRAADLPQLLDLAHLSSLTDQYLQNLVTLDTLIKGSEPCQVVISRHRSQINESVVQSTPTIPPQKLQEVLVVVGGRALEESDEDGEVDPPPISRNFTFYNTKTKRWMALPDFPDYNKWGFSVVALNNDVYITGGSRGSRNDTWSTTQCWCFLLKEGTWKPIAPMWRSRTNHASAVLNGEIYAIGGTLMDTVEVECYDPYNDSWSPISPALKYVSNFTAAGCLGKLYVIGSCAIKYNALTLQCYNPVIDGWSMIASPFMPKYLSAPCSVTLNGAIYLIADNTKKVYVYDPDANLWQKLLHTLHENGGMVAIGSKIYVTGGHWKGMEGDYRVEMEVYDCAKDVWTREGSLPCLWLYHSTASIFMDTSKWTEPFLEALEE
- the KLHL30 gene encoding kelch-like protein 30 isoform X3, with protein sequence MVRNIDDLDFCLPSHAETILNGLQTLRSNPNFSDVTLLVGEREFSCHRSVLALCSHYFHAMFAGDFIESISARVEIKDVDPVVMETLIDFAYTGKLTINQGNVEGLIRTANQLHFPTIRKVCSRYLQQQMDATNCLGIWEFGEVHGCLEVTAKAWAFLQENFETVSLQEEFLLLSKDQLVVYMSNELLQVHEEQSRMEALLRWVKYDETSRAADLPQLLDLAHLSSLTDQYLQNLVTLDTLIKGSEPCQVVISRHRSQINESVVQSTPTIPPQKLQEVLVVVGGRALEESDEDGEVDPPPISRNFTFYNTKTKRWMALPDFPDYNKWGFSVVALNNDVYITGGSRGSRNDTWSTTQCWCFLLKEGTWKPIAPMWRSRTNHASAVLNGEIYAIGGTLMDTVEVECYDPYNDSWSPISPALKYVSNFTAAGCLGKLYVIGSCAIKYNALTLQCYNPVIDGWSMIASPFMPKYLSAPCSVTLNGAIYLIADNTKKVYVYDPDANLWQKVVRSVHTHIFFKKARYVRKKQILLQ
- the KLHL30 gene encoding kelch-like protein 30 isoform X4 translates to MVRNIDDLDFCLPSHAETILNGLQTLRSNPNFSDVTLLVGEREFSCHRSVLALCSHYFHAMFAGDFIESISARVEIKDVDPVVMETLIDFAYTGKLTINQGNVEGLIRTANQLHFPTIRKVCSRYLQQQMDATNCLGIWEFGEVHGCLEVTAKAWAFLQENFETVSLQEEFLLLSKDQLVVYMSNELLQVHEEQSRMEALLRWVKYDETSRAADLPQLLDLAHLSSLTDQYLQNLVTLDTLIKGSEPCQVVISRHRSQINESVVQSTPTIPPQKLQEVLVVVGGRALEESDEDGEVDPPPISRNFTFYNTKTKRWMALPDFPDYNKWGFSVVALNNDVYITGGSRGSRNDTWSTTQCWCFLLKEGTWKPIAPMWRSRTNHASAVLNGEIYAIGGTLMDTVEVECYDPYNDSWSPISPALKYVSNFTAAGCLGKLYVIGSCAIKYNALTLQCYNPVIDGWSMIASPFMPKYLSAPCSVTLNGAIYLIADNTKKVYVYDPDANLWQKRDHHFTLVDPLLLKRQLVLAEL
- the KLHL30 gene encoding kelch-like protein 30 isoform X1 → MVRNIDDLDFCLPSHAETILNGLQTLRSNPNFSDVTLLVGEREFSCHRSVLALCSHYFHAMFAGDFIESISARVEIKDVDPVVMETLIDFAYTGKLTINQGNVEGLIRTANQLHFPTIRKVCSRYLQQQMDATNCLGIWEFGEVHGCLEVTAKAWAFLQENFETVSLQEEFLLLSKDQLVVYMSNELLQVHEEQSRMEALLRWVKYDETSRAADLPQLLDLAHLSSLTDQYLQNLVTLDTLIKGSEPCQVVISRHRSQINESVVQSTPTIPPQKLQEVLVVVGGRALEESDEDGEVDPPPISRNFTFYNTKTKRWMALPDFPDYNKWGFSVVALNNDVYITGGSRGSRNDTWSTTQCWCFLLKEGTWKPIAPMWRSRTNHASAVLNGEIYAIGGTLMDTVEVECYDPYNDSWSPISPALKYVSNFTAAGCLGKLYVIGSCAIKYNALTLQCYNPVIDGWSMIASPFMPKYLSAPCSVTLNGAIYLIADNTKKVYVYDPDANLWQKVQLLHTLHENGGMVAIGSKIYVTGGHWKGMEGDYRVEMEVYDCAKDVWTREGSLPCLWLYHSTASIFMDTSKWTEPFLEALEE